Proteins from one Niallia circulans genomic window:
- a CDS encoding DNA-3-methyladenine glycosylase, with protein sequence MDYVHDKTEDIAKGLLGKLLIHETPDGVYSGYIVETEAYIGIEDMACHTYEGKRTPKVESMYQTGGTIYIYTMHTHAMLNIVTKKQNDPQAVLIRAIEPVCGLDRMVRNRSTTGVAVCNGPGKLTKAMAITKELNGMMIDDSTVTIDDALGKVPASIVTSARVGIPNKGDWTLKPLRFYVEGNPYVSGMRKRDYKALADCWSK encoded by the coding sequence ATTGATTATGTTCATGATAAGACAGAGGATATTGCGAAGGGCCTTTTAGGAAAATTATTAATCCATGAAACGCCAGATGGAGTTTATTCCGGCTATATTGTTGAGACAGAGGCCTATATTGGCATTGAGGATATGGCTTGCCATACATATGAGGGAAAGCGAACGCCAAAGGTTGAGTCCATGTATCAGACGGGAGGTACTATTTATATTTATACGATGCATACGCATGCAATGCTTAATATTGTGACAAAGAAGCAAAATGATCCACAAGCAGTTCTTATTCGGGCAATTGAGCCTGTCTGTGGATTAGATAGAATGGTAAGAAACAGGAGCACCACCGGAGTTGCTGTTTGCAACGGACCTGGTAAATTAACGAAGGCAATGGCAATAACGAAGGAATTGAATGGGATGATGATAGATGACTCTACAGTTACAATTGATGATGCACTTGGAAAGGTACCAGCTAGCATTGTGACTTCTGCTAGAGTCGGCATCCCCAATAAGGGAGACTGGACGTTAAAACCGTTGCGATTCTATGTAGAAGGAAATCCCTATGTTTCTGGAATGAGAAAAAGAGATTATAAAGCACTAGCGGATTGTTGGTCTAAATGA
- a CDS encoding Gfo/Idh/MocA family protein, translated as MLKVAIIGLGAIGQRLIKNFTEHPEMEIVAVCDPLEELLNDTVQALEGIHGFTDYKELLEKAEVDFVYVAVPPKFHYQIVSDCIAKQKHVLCEKPLANSLEEAESLYKQAKEKGIIHAMNFPLNYSAGNATFASYIKNGYIGNLRRLELKMHFPQWPRAWQQNNWVGRREQGGFVLEVGVHWIQQIQKIFGPVQLVHRNISFPEDASLSENGILAVLELADGTPLFIDGISQIAGKEEVTFTAYGTEGTLALHNWSDLYGAKLGSDFEQLDENTPVSSLIDELAKALQNKDADLPDFYDGYQAQIVLEGLRN; from the coding sequence ATGTTAAAAGTAGCAATTATCGGGTTAGGAGCAATTGGTCAGCGCCTTATTAAAAACTTCACGGAGCATCCAGAAATGGAGATTGTAGCTGTTTGTGATCCTTTAGAGGAACTACTTAACGATACAGTCCAAGCACTTGAAGGTATCCACGGCTTTACAGATTATAAAGAGCTGCTTGAAAAGGCAGAAGTAGATTTTGTGTATGTGGCAGTTCCCCCAAAGTTTCATTATCAGATTGTTTCAGATTGTATCGCAAAGCAAAAGCATGTTTTATGTGAAAAACCTTTGGCAAATTCATTGGAGGAAGCGGAAAGCCTTTATAAGCAGGCGAAGGAAAAGGGCATCATCCATGCAATGAATTTCCCTCTTAACTACAGTGCGGGCAACGCTACTTTTGCTTCGTATATAAAAAATGGCTATATCGGTAACTTACGCAGGCTGGAGCTGAAAATGCATTTTCCGCAATGGCCGCGGGCATGGCAGCAAAACAATTGGGTTGGACGCAGAGAGCAAGGCGGATTCGTGCTGGAGGTGGGTGTGCACTGGATTCAGCAAATTCAAAAGATATTTGGTCCAGTTCAATTAGTCCATCGCAATATTAGCTTTCCTGAGGATGCTAGTCTGTCTGAAAATGGCATATTAGCAGTTTTAGAGCTAGCGGATGGAACACCATTATTTATCGATGGAATCAGCCAGATAGCAGGAAAAGAAGAAGTAACATTCACTGCTTATGGCACAGAAGGGACACTTGCGCTGCATAACTGGTCTGACCTTTATGGGGCAAAGCTTGGCAGTGACTTCGAACAGCTAGACGAAAACACACCTGTTTCTTCATTGATTGATGAATTGGCAAAGGCTCTCCAGAACAAGGATGCAGATTTACCAGATTTTTATGATGGGTATCAAGCTCAAATTGTACTCGAAGGTTTAAGAAATTAA
- a CDS encoding MATE family efflux transporter, whose amino-acid sequence MHEQTLFNISWPLFIELALHMGMGVIATLMLSHYSDNAASGVGVANQLLGIFILVFNVTSIAAMILIGQRLGANELSQARQFARSAVGLNVWFGVIVAILVLVFGEPLLRLFDIKGEVLNYGLIFIRICGASLFLESLSLALSAILRSHGFTKESMIVSIMMNIISVIGYALSIFGLFGLPITGVIGVSWTIVIARAFAVFVLLYLVYKRIALTFKVQDIIKINKQDIRDMLYIGIPSAGENLSYQFSQLIITAIVASLGDASLAARVYISNISMICYLFTVAIAEGTQLLVARYIGGKQYDRALKRGIKTLRIAMVASLTAAVVMASIGSPILELFTDNYQILAVGVPILWAVVFTEPGRAMNIVLMSSLKSAGDVRFPVIIGIISMWGIAVTLSYTLGITFGLGLLGVWLAQGIDEWFRGIFACKRWLSKPWERVRVKNTAKSHI is encoded by the coding sequence ATGCATGAACAGACTCTTTTTAACATTTCTTGGCCTCTGTTTATTGAACTTGCATTGCATATGGGTATGGGTGTTATTGCCACACTTATGCTTAGCCATTATTCAGATAATGCGGCATCAGGAGTCGGAGTAGCTAACCAGCTGCTAGGGATATTTATTCTCGTTTTCAACGTCACTTCCATTGCAGCCATGATTTTAATCGGGCAAAGACTTGGAGCTAATGAACTTAGCCAGGCAAGACAATTTGCAAGATCTGCAGTCGGCCTTAATGTTTGGTTCGGCGTGATTGTTGCCATCCTCGTTTTAGTCTTCGGTGAGCCTTTGTTACGATTATTTGATATAAAAGGAGAAGTTTTAAATTACGGGCTTATATTTATCCGCATATGTGGTGCTTCCCTCTTCTTAGAATCTCTTTCACTTGCACTTAGTGCTATCTTACGCAGCCACGGTTTTACGAAAGAATCAATGATTGTCAGTATTATGATGAATATCATCAGTGTCATTGGTTATGCTTTAAGCATTTTTGGTTTATTCGGTTTGCCGATTACAGGAGTAATTGGGGTTTCTTGGACAATTGTTATTGCACGTGCTTTTGCCGTTTTTGTTTTGCTTTACTTAGTTTACAAAAGAATTGCACTGACATTTAAAGTACAGGACATCATTAAAATCAACAAGCAGGATATTAGGGATATGCTTTATATTGGGATTCCATCTGCAGGAGAAAATCTTTCTTACCAATTTTCACAATTAATCATCACTGCAATTGTTGCATCATTAGGAGATGCTTCCTTAGCAGCCAGAGTATATATTTCTAATATCTCGATGATTTGTTATTTATTTACTGTTGCTATTGCAGAAGGAACACAGCTTCTTGTTGCAAGATATATCGGTGGAAAGCAATATGACCGTGCGCTTAAGCGCGGCATAAAGACATTAAGAATTGCCATGGTGGCATCTTTAACAGCTGCTGTCGTGATGGCAAGTATTGGCTCACCAATACTTGAGCTGTTTACAGATAACTACCAAATCCTTGCAGTAGGTGTGCCAATTCTGTGGGCAGTTGTATTTACAGAGCCTGGAAGAGCAATGAATATTGTGTTGATGAGCTCTTTAAAATCTGCAGGAGATGTACGCTTCCCGGTTATTATTGGAATCATCTCCATGTGGGGCATTGCCGTTACGCTTAGCTACACGCTTGGTATAACATTCGGTTTAGGCTTACTTGGTGTTTGGCTGGCTCAAGGTATTGATGAATGGTTCAGAGGTATTTTTGCCTGCAAACGCTGGCTGTCAAAGCCGTGGGAGCGGGTGCGTGTTAAAAATACAGCGAAAAGCCATATTTAA
- a CDS encoding MFS transporter, giving the protein MKKEVSNKKLLGIAGLGWLFDAMDVGMLSFIIAALQADWGLSVKEMGWIGSINSIGMAVGAFLFGIMADRVGRKNVFIITLLLFSIGSGLSAFATSLWVFLVLRFLIGMGLGGELPVASTLVSESVPNEKRGRVVVLLESFWAFGWLLAAVISYFIIPNFDNGWRIALLISVLPAIYALYLRWNLPDSPKYLEVEKKKRLTAWESIKTVWSKDNAKNTAMLWVLWFCVVFSYYGMFLWLPSVMVLKGFSLIKSFEYVLIMTLAQLPGYALAAYLIEKAGRKFVLVVFLIGTAISAYMFGTAESTALLMTSGILLSFFNLGAWGALYAYTPEQYKTNVRGTGAGMAASFGRIGGVLGPLLVPYLVAQNITIAGIFTIFCIAVLIGAAAVFFFGRETKNTDIA; this is encoded by the coding sequence ATGAAAAAAGAAGTATCAAATAAGAAGCTGCTTGGAATAGCGGGACTAGGCTGGCTGTTTGACGCAATGGACGTCGGCATGCTTTCCTTTATCATTGCTGCACTTCAGGCAGATTGGGGCTTATCAGTTAAAGAGATGGGCTGGATTGGCAGTATAAATTCAATTGGGATGGCAGTAGGTGCGTTCTTGTTTGGCATCATGGCAGACAGAGTAGGAAGAAAAAATGTTTTTATAATTACATTATTACTATTCTCTATCGGCAGTGGATTATCTGCATTTGCAACATCCCTTTGGGTATTCCTTGTCCTGCGCTTTTTAATTGGTATGGGGTTGGGAGGAGAGCTCCCAGTAGCATCAACACTTGTCTCTGAAAGTGTGCCTAACGAGAAGCGGGGTAGAGTAGTTGTTTTACTGGAAAGCTTCTGGGCATTTGGCTGGCTTCTTGCAGCAGTTATTTCCTATTTCATCATACCGAACTTTGATAATGGCTGGAGAATTGCTTTGTTGATCAGCGTGCTTCCAGCAATCTACGCCTTATATTTAAGATGGAATCTTCCTGACTCACCAAAGTACTTAGAGGTAGAGAAAAAGAAAAGACTGACAGCTTGGGAAAGCATTAAAACTGTCTGGTCAAAGGATAATGCGAAAAACACTGCGATGCTGTGGGTGCTGTGGTTTTGTGTGGTATTCTCCTATTATGGAATGTTCCTGTGGCTGCCAAGTGTGATGGTTTTGAAAGGCTTTAGTTTGATTAAGAGCTTCGAATACGTATTGATCATGACATTGGCACAGCTGCCTGGGTATGCACTAGCAGCTTACTTAATTGAAAAGGCTGGCCGGAAATTTGTACTTGTTGTGTTCTTGATTGGTACAGCAATAAGTGCCTATATGTTTGGCACAGCAGAAAGCACAGCGTTGCTTATGACGTCAGGCATTTTGTTATCCTTCTTTAATTTAGGTGCTTGGGGAGCGTTGTATGCATATACACCTGAGCAGTATAAAACAAATGTCCGCGGAACAGGAGCAGGCATGGCAGCATCCTTTGGCAGAATTGGGGGCGTGCTTGGTCCATTGCTTGTACCATATCTAGTGGCCCAAAATATAACAATTGCCGGCATATTCACTATTTTCTGTATAGCGGTTCTTATAGGAGCAGCAGCAGTTTTCTTTTTTGGAAGAGAAACAAAAAATACGGACATTGCATAA
- a CDS encoding MATE family efflux transporter: MQSSMAFLRPVFIGLIIGLVIVLFQEVIFNLSISFLGVQGNVKAVSSVYFHIRIWAAPFALMNYAVLGWLLGMEQIKATVLIQVLMNILNILLAVVLVLVFHLGVAGVAIAVLCAEVFAFVFGIILLVRSGKLKVSVSMKELFRNLYDKQPLKRMMIVNRDLFIRTICLLTVFNIFTAKGAVYGEEVLAANAILIQIHYIMAYFYDGLANAASILTGKAVGQRNGKLYEATVKKSYFWSFTFSAAISLSFFLCKDAAIPLFTVVEEVILITKQYEGWLILFPLASSIGLVFYGIFAGASEAGLVRNSMLVSVAVFLAILFPATHYWGNHGLWLSFIVFSLFRSILLVRYMPALEKRLSFLNKQKAA; encoded by the coding sequence ATGCAAAGCTCGATGGCTTTTTTGCGTCCTGTCTTTATTGGTCTTATCATTGGACTTGTAATAGTCCTTTTTCAAGAAGTGATTTTTAATTTGTCCATTTCCTTTTTAGGTGTGCAGGGGAATGTGAAAGCAGTGAGCTCTGTATACTTTCATATTAGAATCTGGGCAGCGCCCTTTGCATTGATGAATTATGCTGTTTTAGGCTGGCTGTTAGGAATGGAACAAATCAAGGCCACGGTGCTGATTCAAGTACTGATGAATATCCTTAATATTTTGTTGGCAGTTGTGCTCGTCCTTGTGTTTCATTTAGGGGTAGCGGGTGTTGCGATTGCTGTGTTATGTGCAGAGGTTTTTGCCTTTGTGTTTGGAATTATCCTGCTAGTGCGAAGCGGTAAGCTGAAAGTAAGCGTGAGCATGAAGGAGCTGTTCAGAAATCTATATGATAAGCAACCTTTAAAAAGGATGATGATAGTGAACAGGGATTTGTTTATCCGCACCATTTGTCTGTTGACTGTATTTAATATCTTTACAGCAAAAGGAGCGGTATATGGGGAAGAGGTTTTAGCAGCAAATGCGATACTCATTCAAATCCATTACATCATGGCATATTTTTATGATGGGCTGGCGAATGCAGCAAGTATTTTGACAGGAAAAGCAGTTGGGCAAAGGAATGGTAAGCTTTATGAAGCAACTGTAAAAAAGTCATATTTTTGGTCTTTTACCTTTTCTGCAGCAATCAGTCTTTCGTTTTTCCTTTGTAAGGATGCTGCGATTCCATTGTTCACAGTCGTAGAGGAGGTAATTCTCATTACGAAGCAGTATGAGGGCTGGCTAATATTGTTTCCGCTTGCTTCAAGCATCGGGTTAGTATTTTACGGCATTTTTGCAGGTGCCTCGGAGGCAGGTCTGGTCAGGAACAGTATGCTAGTATCTGTTGCGGTTTTCTTAGCAATCCTTTTTCCAGCAACCCACTATTGGGGCAACCATGGATTATGGCTTTCCTTCATTGTTTTCAGCCTGTTTCGCTCCATCCTGCTAGTGCGTTATATGCCAGCATTGGAGAAAAGACTGTCATTCTTGAACAAACAAAAGGCTGCATAA
- a CDS encoding PTS transporter subunit IIC: MNKKTFMDGLYKASAGMSNAVLVTLGLGLLLESIGKALGWDTLTHIGSVAKVLLAPAFGAGIAYQLGGNTLVIFSAMVCSTIGGNAMHLTESGMVLVTGQPISAVLAAVIATIVGKKIVGKTILDMIAIPAGAILVGGFAGVGLAYVTTPLLEWISAEITSSVQGSPLVASMVISLVWSILLMTPASSAALAIALQMDPVSSAAALIGCTVQFVGFTAMSLRQNDMGGFLAQSVITPKVQFPNLVKNPLLIIPPFVAAVICAPIATLGFGFTATYELAGLGLNSLIAPISILATQGATGFLTYMALGVVLPIAITLPLYYVILRVGWAKTGDLAMKVQ; encoded by the coding sequence ATGAATAAAAAAACTTTTATGGATGGTTTATATAAAGCATCAGCAGGAATGTCGAACGCAGTATTGGTTACGTTAGGGCTTGGCTTGCTGCTAGAATCGATCGGAAAAGCGTTAGGCTGGGACACTCTTACGCACATTGGCTCTGTAGCAAAAGTCCTGTTGGCACCTGCTTTTGGTGCTGGGATTGCCTATCAGCTTGGCGGTAATACATTAGTAATTTTCAGTGCGATGGTTTGTAGTACGATTGGTGGAAATGCCATGCATTTAACAGAATCAGGCATGGTTCTTGTTACGGGTCAGCCGATAAGTGCTGTGCTAGCCGCAGTAATTGCAACAATCGTTGGGAAAAAAATCGTCGGTAAGACAATCCTGGATATGATTGCAATCCCAGCAGGGGCAATTCTAGTCGGCGGGTTTGCAGGTGTAGGCTTGGCATATGTTACAACACCATTATTAGAATGGATCAGTGCTGAAATTACTTCTTCTGTCCAAGGTTCACCGTTAGTAGCATCAATGGTAATTTCCTTAGTTTGGAGCATTTTGTTAATGACACCTGCTTCCTCTGCAGCACTAGCAATTGCTTTGCAAATGGATCCAGTGTCAAGTGCGGCAGCATTAATTGGTTGTACAGTGCAATTTGTTGGTTTTACAGCAATGTCACTTCGTCAAAACGATATGGGTGGCTTCTTGGCACAATCCGTCATCACGCCAAAGGTACAGTTCCCAAACCTGGTGAAGAATCCACTATTAATTATCCCGCCATTTGTTGCAGCAGTCATTTGTGCACCAATTGCAACATTAGGCTTTGGCTTCACAGCAACATATGAATTAGCTGGTCTTGGATTAAACTCCTTGATCGCTCCAATCAGTATTCTAGCAACACAAGGAGCTACTGGTTTCTTAACATACATGGCATTAGGTGTAGTCCTTCCAATTGCCATCACATTGCCTTTATACTATGTCATCTTAAGAGTAGGCTGGGCAAAAACAGGCGACCTGGCAATGAAAGTTCAATAA
- the treP gene encoding PTS system trehalose-specific EIIBC component gives MSKYTEPAKQLLEHVGGSDNISVVTHCATRMRFVLKEPAKADVKKVEEIGLVKGTFTQAGQFQVIIGNEVSSFYNDFISIAGVNDTSKDDAKQAAKQNMNFLQRMIAHLADIFTPLIPAIVVGGLILGFRNIIGEIKMVEDGTKTLVEVSQFWAGTNDFLWLIGEAIFHFLPVGITWAVTRKMGATQILGIVLGITLVSPQLLNAYAVASTQEIPFWDFGFAHVDKIGYQAQVLPAIFAGLLFSFLELRLRKVIPNAISMIVVPFLALVPTVLIAHTVLGPIGWQIGSFISDVVYSGLTSSLGWLFAAVFGFAYAPLVITGLHHMTNAIDLQLMSEFNGTNLWPMIALSNIAQGSAVLAMIYINRKDEREKQVSIPATISCYLGVTEPAMFGINLKYGYPFLAAMIGSMVAGVISVGSHVMANSIGVGGLPGILSIQPQHMVTFAIAMVVAIVIPFVLTIIFAKANMGKISLKKSRA, from the coding sequence ATGAGCAAGTATACAGAACCGGCGAAACAGCTTCTTGAGCATGTTGGTGGAAGCGATAACATTTCTGTTGTTACTCATTGTGCAACAAGAATGAGATTCGTATTGAAAGAACCGGCAAAGGCAGATGTTAAAAAAGTAGAGGAAATCGGCCTTGTTAAAGGAACATTTACACAAGCTGGACAATTCCAGGTTATTATCGGAAATGAAGTATCATCCTTTTACAATGACTTTATTAGCATTGCAGGTGTAAACGATACGTCAAAGGATGATGCAAAGCAAGCAGCGAAGCAAAATATGAATTTCCTGCAAAGAATGATTGCTCACTTGGCTGACATCTTTACACCATTAATTCCAGCTATCGTTGTTGGTGGTTTGATTTTAGGATTCCGAAACATCATCGGTGAAATCAAAATGGTTGAAGACGGTACAAAAACACTGGTGGAAGTTTCACAATTTTGGGCAGGAACAAACGATTTTCTTTGGTTAATTGGTGAAGCGATATTTCACTTCCTCCCAGTTGGGATAACTTGGGCAGTTACTCGGAAAATGGGTGCAACGCAAATATTGGGGATTGTCCTAGGTATTACACTTGTTTCACCACAGCTGCTTAATGCTTACGCTGTGGCGAGCACACAAGAAATTCCATTTTGGGATTTTGGCTTTGCTCATGTTGACAAGATTGGTTATCAAGCACAAGTGCTTCCGGCAATATTTGCAGGCTTGCTGTTCTCCTTCTTAGAGCTGCGTTTGCGCAAAGTCATCCCTAATGCTATCAGCATGATTGTTGTGCCATTCCTAGCATTAGTACCGACAGTTCTTATCGCTCACACTGTGTTGGGTCCTATCGGCTGGCAAATCGGTTCATTCATCTCTGATGTTGTATATTCTGGATTGACTTCTTCATTAGGATGGCTGTTTGCAGCAGTGTTTGGCTTTGCTTATGCACCGCTTGTTATTACTGGCTTACATCATATGACAAATGCGATCGACTTACAGCTTATGAGCGAATTCAACGGCACAAACCTTTGGCCAATGATCGCGTTATCTAATATCGCACAAGGATCTGCAGTATTGGCAATGATCTACATTAATCGCAAGGACGAAAGAGAAAAGCAAGTTTCCATTCCAGCAACAATCTCCTGTTATCTAGGAGTTACAGAACCGGCAATGTTCGGTATTAACTTGAAATATGGCTATCCATTCTTGGCAGCCATGATTGGTTCCATGGTTGCAGGTGTGATTTCGGTTGGTTCACATGTTATGGCAAACTCAATTGGAGTCGGAGGACTTCCAGGAATTCTGTCTATCCAGCCACAGCATATGGTTACCTTTGCAATCGCAATGGTTGTCGCAATCGTTATTCCGTTTGTATTAACAATTATCTTTGCTAAAGCAAACATGGGCAAAATTTCTTTGAAAAAATCAAGAGCATAA
- a CDS encoding FAD-dependent oxidoreductase: MKVIVIGCTHAGTAAVKTLANVNNNIDITVYEKNNNVSFLSCGIALYVGGVAKDASQLFYSSPEELKSLGATMHMEHEVLEIDTENKKVLVKDLNSGETRTDFYDKLVMTTGSWPIIPPIDGIRLGNILLSKNYNQANDIIAKTKDVNQVTVIGAGYIGVELVEAFEQNGKKVTLIDSEDRILNKYLDKEFTDIIEEELKGKDIELALQQTVTKFEGNVAGNVTKVITTKGEYETDLVILCVGFRPNTGLLKDKVDLLPNGAIKINEYMQTSDPDIYAAGDSCAVNYNPTGDKVYIPLATNAVRMGTLVGYNIAGQNVKYMGTQGTSGLHLFGLSMASTGLTELTAKANNIAYEAVTIIENDRPEFMPTFEEVRLKVLYHQETREILGAQIISKADMTQMMNTLSVCIQTKMTIDELAFVDFFFQPHFNKPWNTLNQAGLAAVAKQAEKVTEPTGV, translated from the coding sequence ATGAAAGTAATTGTAATTGGATGCACACACGCAGGAACAGCTGCTGTTAAAACGTTAGCAAATGTAAATAATAATATAGATATCACTGTATATGAAAAAAATAATAATGTATCCTTCTTATCTTGCGGAATCGCGTTATATGTAGGAGGAGTTGCGAAGGATGCTAGTCAATTGTTCTACTCTTCTCCAGAGGAGCTTAAATCATTAGGCGCAACAATGCATATGGAGCACGAAGTACTTGAAATTGATACAGAAAACAAAAAGGTGCTTGTGAAGGATTTGAACAGTGGGGAAACTCGTACTGATTTCTATGACAAGTTAGTAATGACAACTGGTTCTTGGCCAATCATTCCGCCGATTGACGGAATAAGACTTGGAAACATTCTTTTATCTAAGAACTATAATCAAGCGAATGATATTATTGCAAAAACAAAGGATGTTAACCAAGTTACTGTAATTGGAGCAGGTTATATCGGAGTAGAACTAGTAGAAGCATTTGAGCAAAACGGAAAAAAGGTAACGCTTATTGATAGTGAAGACCGCATTCTGAATAAGTATTTAGATAAAGAATTTACAGATATTATTGAAGAAGAGCTTAAAGGAAAAGATATTGAGCTGGCATTGCAGCAAACTGTAACTAAGTTCGAGGGAAATGTAGCAGGGAATGTTACAAAGGTTATTACAACTAAAGGTGAATATGAGACAGATCTAGTTATTCTTTGTGTAGGATTCAGACCAAATACTGGTTTGCTTAAAGACAAAGTGGACCTATTGCCAAATGGAGCAATAAAAATTAATGAATATATGCAAACTAGCGATCCGGATATATATGCAGCAGGAGACAGCTGTGCAGTCAACTATAATCCAACAGGGGATAAAGTCTATATTCCACTTGCAACGAATGCAGTGCGCATGGGTACATTGGTAGGATATAATATCGCTGGTCAAAACGTGAAATATATGGGCACACAAGGAACTTCTGGATTGCATCTATTTGGATTAAGTATGGCATCTACAGGCCTAACAGAACTGACTGCTAAAGCTAATAATATTGCTTATGAAGCAGTAACAATTATTGAAAACGACCGTCCAGAATTCATGCCGACATTTGAAGAGGTACGCTTAAAAGTGCTTTACCATCAGGAAACAAGAGAAATTTTAGGAGCACAGATTATTTCAAAAGCAGATATGACACAAATGATGAACACATTATCTGTCTGCATCCAAACAAAAATGACAATTGACGAGCTAGCATTTGTTGACTTCTTCTTCCAACCGCATTTCAATAAACCTTGGAACACATTGAACCAAGCTGGTTTAGCAGCAGTTGCGAAACAAGCTGAAAAAGTAACAGAGCCAACAGGTGTTTAA